The Paramormyrops kingsleyae isolate MSU_618 chromosome 12, PKINGS_0.4, whole genome shotgun sequence region AGTGTTATAACTATAACACTAAACCATAATGAATTTagaatgtatattttatttctCAATGCCAAATATGAAAGTTTATATAAATATCTTAGCATTGGACTTACCTTAATGTATAGAGAcaaaaaacatcaaccaaaGAATTCCTTTTCAAGCTCAGAATTCAGTGAAACCCTAACCCCATGGCACAATTTAATATAAACAGGGCCCATGTTTGATTCCACCAATAggaagagaggcagagagacagagcgtTGCTCTAATCGGCTAAGTCACCAAACTCCAGAGTGTGAAGTGCAAGCAGAGGTACACCACACAGCTGCTGTGGTCAAGCAATAGCCAGAGAAAGGAGTTTTAATTGAATAGACTCAAATTTCACAGTTTAACAGTCATGGTTTTAAAGGGCTAAAATGGAGACCAACATCTcttttaaatagcatttttcAGAGAGATCAGATTTTTAAGTGAACCAAAAGGTTTTGATTCGAGTTTCAAAGATGCACATCCAACATAATGTCCTCTTACTTATAATTCTCACTTCCACCTGTAACAAATtcataataatttatatttgccaactaatattttttaatgaagTTAATATATTATTTGTCAGCTCCTGAAATGAGAGGCTCAGTGCTGTAATAATAAGTACCTAAGCTGAAACCATGAGATAATCTTTTTACAGGCCTTTCCCAGACAgtcaaaaagggaaaaaagcatgtttgtgtGACAGTCACACCTACATACTTACGCACAGCTGCGATACAGCTGAAGGTCGAATGCCTACACAGTGGTTGTGTTTATGACATTTGGCATCTTTCCAAAAACCTAAAGTCAAGTAAACTTCGCTCAGGCTAACTTTAGCAATCTTGCACTCAGTATACTGCAATTAATAtctttttccttttgttttttagttCTTAAACTTTCTAACGTTTAACACCTTCTTTGCCTAAGGGGGAATTTTTGTCAAGTTATAAAAATAACTCCCAGCAAAGTTCCTCTCAGAAGAAAAAAGACAACAAATCAGTGTATAGTGAGGCAGAGTGCAGTGCATTTCATAGGCTTGAATGTATGGAAATTTAATTAGAAGCGTATGTGGAGAAACATTAAATGCAAACTCAATTTAAATAACAACATATctgagaaaacagaaaaaaatcatttttattttcctttttcaaTTACTACACAGTCCATGTTCCTCTCTGTACACTTAAAAAATATGTCCTTTTTTCATTCATGGATGAATTGCttcattgaaatgaatgttctcttttattttgtattttattgtttgttcattattaacattaaataatatataaaagtgAACACAATTTACAAAATGCAAAGTCAGAACGTATTTTGCACCTTTACTTCAATGTTTGTATCCATAAGTTGCCAATATACAGGAAAAAGAAACATGATTTAGATTTGGTGGCAATCATTTTGAGATACTTATGACATTTAGTATtgttttttatgtcttttttatttcttcattttctCCTCCACTGTTCTGAGCTTCTGTATCAGGTTGTGGTGCTGATTGTTTGATTAGAGTTTGAGGACTTCCTAAAATTGCTGGTTGGGTACAGTTATTGTCGCTATATATGATGTTAGCATAGTAGCCAGGCCCAATGGTCATTAGAATTTCATCAATTACTGAAATCACTTAAATTAGAAGAATTAATAGTCACTGGATCTACTGGATTTCCCTTAAATCTCTAGAATTATTAGAACTGCTAGTCATTAGAATTGTCTGAATCACTAGAATTGCTAGAATTAATGCTGGAGTCATTGGAACTACTGGAGTCATTAGAGTCACTAGAACTGTCTGAGTCACTGGAACTGCTGGAGTCATCAGAATTACTAGAACTGTCTGAGTCACTGGAGTCACTGGATCTACTGGAGTCATTAGAATCACTAGAACTGTCTGAGTCGCTGGAACTACTGGAACTGCTGGAGTTACCAGAATCACTAGAATTGTCTGAGTCACTGGAGTCACTGGAACTACTGGAGTCATTAGAATCACTAGAACTGTCTGAGTCGTTGGAACTGCTGGAGTTACCAGAATCACTAGAATTGTCTGAGTCACTGGAGTCACTGGAACTACTGGAGTCATTAGAATCACTAGAACTGTCTGAGTCGCTGGAACTACTGGAACTGCTGGAGTTATCAGAATCACTAGAATTGTCTGAGTCACTGGAGTCACTGGGACTACTGGAGTCATTAGAATCACTAGAACTGTCTGAGTCGCTGGAACTACTGGAACTGCTGGAGTTATCAGAATCACTAGAATTGTCTGAGTCGCTGGAACTACTGGAACTGCTGGAGTTACCAGAATCACTAGAATTATCTGAGTCACTGGAGTCACTGGAACTACTGGAGTCATTGGAACTGCTTGAGTCATTAGAGTCACTAGAACTGTCTGAGTCCCTGGAGTCATTTGAATCACTGGACTCACTGGAACTGGCACTTTTGTTGTCAGAACCAATTGATTCATCATGATTACATGAACTTGAATCAGCTGAATCACATGAGTCATTTGTAGTTGTCAAAAAACTTGAAGTTCCACCAAATGGATTGTCCCCCTGCATACTTTGGTCATCAAAATAATATGAATCTGGTTGTTGTTCAGATGATAAGACTTTTTCTTGGTTTGGCACCTGCTCTTCGATTATCTTTCCATTCTGCATCTCAAGGCCATTTTCCTCGGTTTGATCGTTAGCTTCTCTTTTTTCCACTTGATGTCCACTGTTGTATTtgtcttgtttgtttgtgtgaatACTGCTATTTTGATGATGGCTGTACTTGTGCTCATtctgtaacaagtaaaaatgaTCAGAATAAAAATTTATTCTATACGTTAATAGCAACAAAGCTACATGTATCTTCATATTATGCACTGGGACATTACTCCCACTGAATACATTTCCATCTGTGATCTGGAAATAAACacagtttaataaaaatataagcaTGACTCAGTCAAATTCAATCAATGAGATCGTAATAGTAGTTTTCGAGTATATACTTACAGCATGCACACTTTCATCATGTGAAATCTGCAACGTATAATGAAAAAAGTAAACAAATCCTTCCAAAAACCTCACATTAGTcaaatataaataatgtatTGCACTTACAGGAATGGCACTCAGTGTCCCAAACAGACAGAAGAATAGTAGTGCAAGTACCATGGTGGCTTTTTTCtataataaatgatatatgCATAATATGATCATCTTTACAGAACTTCATGAAAAATCAATACATACTAAAATGGCATCAAACATTCTGaaatagattttaaaaatgttcaaaGTTTCATATaagcaataaaaaaacagcacTGTTTAGTTTTTAACACTCGAACTCCGACTACTAGAATCGCTGTAAGCGGTCATTTTGACCgctcatttattattttatataaaacattaataaTCAATATACAATTAAGcataaattcattttcatttttagaataggtaataaaaataataataaagcatcAGGACATGAAATAAATCAATGAATGTAAACATTTATTTGATTGACAACCGTCGAACTGCAAATTTGaattacaaaatgtaaaaaaaaaaagttttattaaTTCTGTTAAGAAAATTCTAAAgatctttatttaaatttaattttaatgtattttttatataggATGCTGGGACATTGTACCTACCTCCTTGTTCTGCAGGTTTATATGCACCTATGCAATTGAGTGACAGCAGAGAGGCTTCTGAGGCGAAGTGATTCCATTCTGCACGTGTCTATTTAAACATTCTCTagagcaacaacaaaaaaatgcagacaGAATGAGAAGTGACGTCACAAGGCCTAATTAGCGTTCTTTAAAGGGGGTAACAGCATTGTACTCCTCTTTGTCTTGAACAGATACTTACTTTAAAATACACCTGAGGATTGTTAATGATAAGGCTGCCCACAACATAATTGTGAGTTTTATTGCAGATATATGTTTTGCCTTCTAAATACATACAATTACTCCCGGAAGAAAAAGGAAAGCTTGTATTTATTCAGCTCCTTTCAGATGCATAAATTTCACTAGGAGTCATTTTCCAAGATGCATGTTCAGTATTGCATCTTATGCTGATTCAGTCATTTTCTTTATCTGGGTTGGAGTTAATTCTTCACAAGCAGTCTAGCAGTCCTAGtttctcatttcatttcatcaGGATTAAATAGACTCAGCCTCTTTTAAGCATGGAGCAAATATAAGAATTTATAGAAAAATACTCCGTACTCATGGAGAAATGCTAGATAAAAGGACTCTCCTCTCTGCCGACATTGAGAAGAGTGTCCTCGAATCAATAAATTGAAAATCAATAAATTGGAGATACATCGAGAACTGCAACAAGTTTGCACCAGTTTGGAATACAGTCAGACTGAAATCAGGGCTCTTAAAAATGACCATTTTTAGCAAATCAGCTTAAAAGAGATaaagaaaaatcaataaatacaaTGATTAAGGATTCACAAGGAAACAGCTGATATTTTCCAGAAGACATAAACATTCAGAAATTTCAGAATTCAGCAGTCAATTTTATCCTTCTGTTAAAGATTCAAATCCATTAGATATAGACACTTTCTTAAATAACACTGGTGCCACATACTGAGGGTGGGGAATTTTTTTTTGAGcccatttatatatttttgactatccatccacccattatCTATACTGCTTCATCCATCTGGGTcacggggaagctggagccaatcccagcatctttggcagagaggcagagtccaccctgggcaggccgccagtccaccacagacaaacagccacacctatgggcaatttagagtagccagttgacctaacctgcatgtctttggactgtgggagaaaacccACCCatacacggggagaacatgcaaactccacacagaaaggtaCCCTGGGTGACCTGGGGAATCAAACAATAGACCTGCCTCCAAACAACAGAATCTTGGTTTTCTGAGCATTTAGTGATAAGTTGGTTTCTGCCATGCAGGTTTTAACCTCGTTAAACTAATTAGCTAAGGTAACAATATATGTGGTGTCGTTAGGCGTAACCGGAATGTATAATTGGGTGCCGTCGGCACAGGAGTGATAGTTAACATCATGTTTTCTTATTGTGTTTCCTAATGGCAGCATgtaaagaaaacaataaaggaccaagcactgatccctgtggtTCTTCATATCTGACCGGTGACATTGACAACGGAGTATTTGACACTTGAACATACTGATACCGATTACTCAAATACGCTTTGACACTATTCCACACGACCCAACCTCAGATTTAAGTCTTTGTATTAGGATAGAATGGTCAACCGTGTCAAAAGCAGCACTAAGGTCCAGAAGCATTAGCACAGTTGTGCTGTCAGCATCAGTTGCCATTGTTATGTCATTTACGACTTCAGTTAAGGCATTCTTTAATCACGTCAGGATAACTGTTAGGCCTGTGGTTACTATTTCTGTGATGTTTttcaatgtatttaaaataataaatatataacttTTAATGAGTTAACTTGTTTGTGGGGTACATtgttttaaacattaaataaatattgctaTGTGGGGTAAACAGAACAAAcctatataaatacatatagtATAAACCTATTGTGAGTTATATAGCCTAATCTGGAAAAATCACAGTAGGCTAAAAACTAAATATATCGCACAGAAATCAGGGGAAAGTTGAATCAATGTTTTTTATTCTCAGTTAGAGCACTGTGTTGCTTTGAAAGGCATTGCTCTAGAGTGGTTCAGGTCCTATTTGTTGGAGTTATTCTATCGGTATTAATGACTGTGTGTCATTATCAGCACCATTGTCCTGTGGGGTTCTTCGAAACTCTGTTTTGGGGCCAATCCCGTTCTCCTTGTACATGCTTCCTGTATGGTCAGATGTAAGAAAGTATGAACCTATTGCATTGTTATGCAATTGAGATTGATCTGCCCCTGAAACAGCATAACATGGACTCACTAAACTGATTTCTAGACTGTTTTGAGGACATTAAATCCTGGATGGCCTCTACCTATTTAAAATTCAATGATAGTAAAACTGAGGTACTCTTAATGGGGCTAAGTGATGCACATCCATCAAAATTAGGCTCCCTGGAGGACTTTTTGAAACCTAAAATTAGAAACTTAAGTGTCATAATGGATTATAAGCTTAAATTGGACAAAACAAATTAACTCTGTAGTTAAAGTTAACTTTTTCCAACTGAGTGTTTTAACTATGGTTAAGACCTTTTTATCTTTCACTGATCTGGAGATGCAGGTTTGATCAGTCAAGCTTTCACACCTGCAGATTGTCTAAAATGCTACAGCATGTCTTCTTACAGAGACACATAAACAGGAGCTTATCACGCCAACACTGGACTCCCTCCACTGGCTCCACAGCATGGTCAAGCTCCTTCTTACATTTCTGACCTTGTCCACGTAAACCATCGACATCAGCAGACTATGTTCTTCTAATAGTTCCAAAATCTAGATTGAAGCAAAGAGGTGATCGGCCATTTGCAGTCATTGAGCCAAGTTTTGGAATGAATTACCCCTCTATGTAAGGGGTTGTCATCTTTTAAATCTTATCTCAAAGCGTATTTTTATTCCGTAGCTCTTAACTCAGTTTGAGAGCCTTATTACGTGCCGTAAGGTTTTGGGTTCGTACCGCAAGGGTTTGCGTTTTTTTATGTATTGTGTAATTTGCGCCTGTTATGTTCTGGTCGGACGTCGTCACTTCCGGGTTAGTCGTAGGAGAGGATCGACCACGCCAAATCCCCAGCTCCAGTTTGCTCCTCTGCTTGTGCTTTGTGCTATATTCTGTTTTGATTGCTTGTGTACGACTCTGGTCTGTTTTCTGGTTTATTGCTTTTTTCTTTGCCCCATGATTTTTGATCACCTGCTCTCTGTATTTGCCATTCCTGTGTACTGACCAccagtttatttgtatatttggaTAGGGAGATAGTAAGAGTGACTGtcttttgtattatttttcctTTGTAGGTGAGTTAGTTTGGGACTCGGTGAGGTAGATTGTTTGTTGTATTGGCCTGGGTCACTCTTGAAGGCTGTAACTACATTATGGTGAGCAAACTTGTAAATACACACTCGGCTTATCGTCCCTGTTTTGTGCACCGTGTTTgttctgccctccccccccacacatccACCCACACATCTATCCTGATGCTCTCCAACCCCCTAGACTGGGGTTCATAACAGCCTTTTTATCATCCAATTACAAATTATCCACTTGTAAATTTGGCTTTTATTTGTTAATTACTTGTTTCTAtctcctgtttttattttcagttttgtttgtttcatcCCCATGTTATTTGACCCGGTTTAGATCAGCTAGTCGCTGTTGGCCCTGTGGTAGTTTTTATTGGGACACTGTCCGTGTGTTTATGTTCAATGCTTCTGTATCTTGTTGTCATGTATGTACGTGACTCACAAATCATATTGTGCAGCACTTTGGTCGACTACAGTTGTTTCAAAAgtgcttttaaaataaacttaaaTTTGAAATTTGAACTAGCGATGTCTCTGTGACATAGAAATGCTTTGCTGGAGGATTTTCAAGCATTGTGGAGACATTATGCCAATGCATGTGTACTGTCTGTGTagttttattttgatgttattGCTGTGACAGTACAAGACAAGATAACTGTCAAATTTTATCGATCACTGCACCTaatatcacccattcattgTTCCAGCATAAGGTCAGTTGACATTAGActgattaaataaaattttaggGGAATAGACTCACGCAAGACAAAAGTAATGAATAATGAgctcatttaaattttaattgcgttatttaatttgaaaaggTAATTGGTTACATTTCTCATTACCACCAAAAGAGGTGGAATTACAGTATTAAAACGTATTAAAGTAGCCTCTAAATGTAAAGTTCTTCTTGCAGCTCAGTTTGGCCCATGTGGATGTTTTCTTGTTATCTGGCAGGACCGCGGAGGAGGCCTCTCTCTCGTGCCAAGGTCGCAGGCACAGGCAAACAACCTCTGTACCAGCAGCTTAagcacagcacaaggacagacaCTGATATTCCTGCCTAAGGCCTAAAGCCAAGTGAATGCCACTAAGCCCCCACCCAGGCTACCCCACACTTATTTCCCGCAGAAATCCTTCCACAAAAGAACGACATAGAAAATAACAAGTGGGTCGGAGCACTCTTCAGTTTACAAGTGAGGTACGAATGGATTTGCAATTGGACGATTGATCTTAAGCGTGAGATAATTAACTAAATTCAGGAAACAACTGCTTTCAGGAAACACACCCTAGATATTTTGTTCTTGAACAGGACTTGTACAGAAAGATACAATTGTTTGCCTTTTATAGACAAGTAACAAGAATCCTGCTGGGGGCAACATGGGGCgccgggaaaaaaaaaaaatgcaatggtGATATTTGCGTGATCAGTTTTCTAGCTATTATTTGCATGTCACATCAATGATATCATGTAATCAAGTGGGTCAATTAACCTTGTTGGAATGGGTGACCTGATTCTACTTAGGCAGGCTACCACTGAGAAGTACGAGATGGgacgagggaggggggcagggctggATTGACCTCAGGTCTCCCCACTGGAAGCCCAAGGTAGGAAGAGTAGGGGAATCTATCAAGTACAGTAGTGCACCTCTAACTCTAACTGTACAGTACCAGTGGCACTGTTAGGCCTATTTTAGCGTGGCTTTAGCCCCTGTATGAACTGGTTAGATCATtagaaataataattacaattactACAATTACTGCGCGGCATCGCGTGGACTtcggcagaccggggtggtggtccccatcttcaagaagggggaccggagggtgtgttccaactatagggggatcacactcctcagcctccctggtaaggtctattcgcgggtgctggagaggagggtccgtcggatagtcgaacctcggattcaggaggagcagtgtggttttcgccctggccgtggaacagtggaccagctttatactcTCAGGAGGGtcttggagggttcatgggagtttgcccaaccatgtgctttgtggacttggagaaggcattcgaccgcgttcCTTGGGGaatcctgtggggagtgctccgggagtatggggtgctggactgccttataagggctgttcggtccctgtacaactggtgtcagagcttggtccgcattgccggcagtaagttgGACTCATTCCCGGTGAgagttggactccgccaggactgccctttatcaccgattgtGTTCATAACCTATATGGACAGAATtacta contains the following coding sequences:
- the LOC140593548 gene encoding uncharacterized protein, producing the protein MQNGKIIEEQVPNQEKVLSSEQQPDSYYFDDQSMQGDNPFGGTSSFLTTTNDSCDSADSSSCNHDESIGSDNKSASSSESSDSNDSRDSDSSSDSNDSSSSNDSSSSSDSSDSDNSSDSGNSSSSSSSSDSDNSSDSDNSSSSSSSSDSDSSSDSNDSSSPSDSSDSDNSSDSDNSSSSSSSSDSDSSSDSNDSSSSSDSSDSDNSSDSGNSSSSNDSDSSSDSNDSSSSSDSSDSDNSSDSGNSSSSSSSSDSDSSSDSNDSSRSSDSSDSDSSSNSDDSSSSSDSDSSSDSNDSSSSNDSSINSSNSSDSDNSND